AGCGGCGTTGTTCGCTGCTCTACAACTCACATTGGCGGAGCTCACCTCGGCGGGAGCGCATCGAAACGGCGCAGGGCCGCAGGCAGGGAATGGTTTGACGATTCCCCACTCCCGATTCCCGATTCCCGTCCCCATCACTCCGGCGCGAAGAACTCGTTGCCATGCATGTCCACCAGCTCCAGCGCGCGGCCACCACCGCGGGCCACGCAGGTGAGCGGGTCGTCGGCCACCTGCACGTGCAGGCCGGTTTCTTCGGAGATCAGGCGGTCCAGGTCGCGCAGCAGCGCGCCGCCGCCGGTGAGCACGATGCCGCGCTCGGCGACGTCGGCGCACAGTTCCGGCGGGGTCTGCTCCAGCGCCAGCTTCACCGCAGACACGATGCCCGACAGCGGCTCGTGCAGCGCTTCGAGCACTTCGTTGGAGTTGATCTTGATCATCTTCGGCACGCCCTCGGCGAGGTTACGCCCGGAGATTTCCATCTCCTGCACCTCGTCCTGCGGGTAGGCGCAGCCGATCTGCAGCTTGATGCGCTCGGCGGTGGCTTCACCGATCAGCATGCCGTGGTTGCGGCGCACGTAGTTGGTGATCGACTCGTCGAAGCGGTCGCCGCCCACGCGCACCGACTGCGAGTAGACGATGCCGTTGAGCGAGATCACCGCCACTTCGGTGGTGCCGCCGCCGATGTCGATGACCATCGAGCCACGCGCTTCGGTCACCGGCATGCCGGCGCCGATCGCCGCGGCCATCGGTTCCTCGATCAGGTAGACATCGCGCGCACCGGCCTCTTCCGCCGATTCCTTGATCGCGCGGCGCTCCACCTGGGTGGAACCGGCCGGCACGCACACCAGCACGCGCGGGCTGGGGCGCAGGAAGCGCGACTTGTGCACCTTCTTGATGAAGTGCTTCAGCATTGCCTCGGTGTAGGTGAAGTCGGCGATGACGCCGTCCTTCATCGGGCGGATCGTGGTGATGTGGCCGGGGGTGCGGCCCAGCATCTGCTTGGCCTCCGCACCGACGGCAGCCACCGAACGCGTTCCGCCGATGGCACGGTCCTGACGCACCGCCACCACCGAGGGTTCGTTCAGTACGATGCCTTGTCCGCGCACGTAGATCAGCGTATTGGCCGTGCCCAGGTCGATGGACAGGTCGTTGGAGAACATGCCGCGGAGTTTCTTGAACATCGAGGGAGTCGTTCCTGAAGGAGTCGCGTGCCCGGCGGCCGATTGGCGCAAAAATGGGCAGAAAACGAAGTCAACTAGCCTAGCAATCCGCCTAGGTGCGAGCAAGGAAAAATGCGCCGTCACGCGCGTATTTTCATGCGGCGGTCACCCTGAACATGGCAAGCGCGTCTGGCCCTGGCCGGCCGCAGCCGTTAACCTTTGCGCCGCGGCGCCCGCGCCGTCCCGCTGCCATGCCCGGCAATTGGCGGCTATTTCCCTACGCAAAGGCCTGACTCGATGTCCGCACTGATCTGTGGTTCCCTCGCCTACGACACCATCATGGTGTTCCCGGACCAGTTCAAGAACCACATCCTGCCGGACAAGGTGCACATCCTGAATGTGTCGTTCCTGGTGCCGCGCATGCGCCGCGAGTTCGGCGGTTGCGCCGGCAACATCGCCTACAACCTGCATCTGCTGGGCGGCGCGCCGATCCCGATGGGCACGGTGGGCCAGGATTTCGGCCCCTACCGCGAGCATTTCGAGACGCTGGGCATCGACCTGTCGCGCGTGAAGATCATCGATGACCTGTTCACCCCGCAGGCGTTCATCACTACCGACCACGACAACAACCAGATCACCGCCTTCCATCCGGGCGCGATGATGCGCAGCTACGAGAACCACGTGCGCGACGTGCCGGGCGTGACCCTGGGCCTGGTGGGCCCGGACGGGCGCGAAGGCATGATCCAGAACGCGGAAGAGTTCGCTGCCGGCGGCATCCCCTTCATCTTCGATCCCGGCCAGGCCATGCCGTTGTTCAACGGCCCGGAGCTGCGCGAGTTCATCGAGCAGGCCGACTACGTGGTGGTCAACGACTACGAGTCCAACCTGCTGCAGGAACGCACCGGCTGGAACGAGCAGGACATCGTGTCGCGCGTGCAGGCCTACATCACCACGCAGGGCCCGAAGGGCGCGCTGGTGCACACGCCCGAAAAGACCTACGACATTCCGCCGGCGCACGAGCGCCGCGTGGTCGACCCCACCGGCTGCGGCGACGCCTTCCGCGCCGGGCTGATCTACGGCATCCAGCACAACTACGACTGGCTGACCATCGGCCGCATGGGCAACCTGATGGGCGCGCTGAAGGTGGAGCACCCGGGCACCCAGAACCAGCGCTTCGACTTCGCCGAGTTCAACGACCAGTTCAAGCAGCAGTTCGGCTACGCGCTGTAAGCACGCAGCGGCGCCGCAGGGTGCTGATGCGGTTGTAAGTGCATGACCTGGCTCCGCGCGCCGTGGCGGCGGCGCCGGCGTTGCGTGTAATGGTTGCTGCGAGGCGCACTGGTAGCTCATGCACCGATGTCCCGGTCAAATACGTTTGGCCGTGGCGATAGTGGGTTCGCCCGTGGCGATGGCGCGGGTGTGCATCTCCCCCGCCCGCCTCGTCCCCTTCTTCCCCATCCGAAGTGATCGGGACAGTCGATTGCGTGGGACAACTCAGCACGGCGGCGAGCCGCTGCCTGCGGCTGCCGATCTGCTACGGCGGGCAGTGGCAATGGCAATGGCACAGCGCCGGCATCAAGTCATGCGCACCAGGTGTCCAAGGCCGCGAAACAGCAGTTCGGCTAAAACGCCGTCGTCCTGCGTAAAGCCCGCGCAAGCTTGCAGTGCATTGCAGCGAACTCAGCAATAGCAGCGTGCCGACTTCGCCGAGTGATAACGGCTGCTGTGGTCGCCCTATCCGTGCAAACCGCCGTTGCGCGCGTCATCCCACCGCGCCAGCCGTGGTCCGGCCCGCCATACCGCAGCAGGCATTGCGTCACCGCCGTCGCGCTTTGCTGCGATGCGGTTTGAGCATGGGCCCGGTTTGTGTCTCTACTGGCGCCTCGCGCCCTTCGAGGAACGCTGGCCCATGTCCGAGCCGAGCGTTGTGGCCAGCACCTCCATCGTCCTGCCGGAGATCGAGCCGGAACTGCTCCAGCAGATCCGCCGGCTGCGCGATATCGCGCCGCTGGCGGCTCCGCTGTCGCGTTCCTGGCGTCGCTGCCTGGAGGACTACGCCTTGTTGCCGGAGGCGCTGCCGGACCCGATGGTGCATGACGCCCTGCATGTGCGCGAGCGCCAGCAACGCCTGGGCGATGTCCTGCGGATCGCCCGGGTGGAGATGGAAAACCTCTACGAGCAGATCGCCGGCAGCGGCTATGCGGTGATCTTTGCCGACGCCGACGCCACCGTGCTGCACAGCGTGCACGACCCTACCCTGCTGCGCGAATTCCGCCAGGTGGGCCTGTTTGCCGGCGCCAGCTGGGCGGAGCGCCATCAGGGCACCAACGGGCTGGGCACCTGCGCGGCCGAGCGCACCGCGGTGAGCGTGCACCGCGGCGAGCATTACCTGACCCGGCACCTGCCGCTGTCGTGCTGCAGCGCGCCGATCCTGGACGCGCACGGCGGGCTGCTGGCGGTGCTGGATGCCTCCACCCCCAATGCCCAGGACGGCAAGCAGATCCAGCGCCATACCGTGGCGCTGGTGAGCATGTCGGCGGCGCAGATCTCGCGCTCGCACTTCCTCAACCAGTTCGGTCACGCCTTCATCCTGCGCTTCCACAGCCGCCCGGAGTTCGCCGGCCTGCTGCATGAAGCACTGATCGCCATCGGTGCCGATGGCCGCGTGCTGGCCGTGAACGAGGCGGTGCTGGAGCAGCTGGGCAAGCTGGACCGCAGCCAGCTGGTGGGCCGCGACATCTCGCAGGTGATGCAGCTGGACTTCGACACCATCGAGCACCGCGCCGGCAGCGATGCCGGCACCTTGTGGTCGATCCGTTGCGCCTGCCACGGCCGCCGCTTCTATGCGCTGGTGCGGCCGCCGCGTGCGCGCCCGGCGCTGCCGGCAGTGGGCGGGCCGGCACAGCCGGCCACGGAAACCGAATTGAATCCTGGCGAGCATGTCGGTTCGGATCCGCGCATGCGCCACAACCTGGCCAATGCGCTGAAACTGGCGGCGCACCGCGTCTCCATCCTGCTGCGCGGCGACACCGGCACCGGCAAGGAGGAGTTTGCCAAGGCCGTGCACCGCGGTTCGCCCTGGGCAAGCGGCGCGTTTGTGGCGATCAACTGCGCGGCCATTCCCGAGGCGCTGATCGAAAGCGAATTGTTCGGCTATGCGCGCGGCGCATTTACCGACGCCGCGCGCGAAGGCCGCCACGGCAAGTTGCTGCAGGCCAGCGGCGGCACCTTGTTTCTGGATGAAATCGGCGACATGCCGCTGCCGTTGCAAAGCCGCCTGCTGCGTGTGCTGGAAGAACAATGCGTTACCCCACTCGGCAGCGAGCGTGCGGTGCCGCTGGAGTTGCACGTGATCAGCGCCAGCCACCGAGACCTGGCCCAGCGCGTCTCCGCGGGCGAGTTTCGCGAAGACCTGTATTACCGACTCAACGGCGTGGTGCTGCATCTGCCGCCCTTGCGCGAGCGCAGCGACAAGGCCGAGTTGATCCGCACCCTGCTGCGCGAAGAGAACAACGAGCGCGGTGTCCGCATCAGCGAAGAGGCCATGCACAAACTGCTCAGCTACGCGTGGCCCGGCAATCTGCGCCAGCTGCGCAACGTGCTGCGCACCGCCGCGGTGCTGTGCAGCGATGCGGTGATTCGCCTGCCCAACCTGCCGCAGGAAATCGTCGATGCCGGCAGTGCGCCGTGCCTGGTCGATGGCCGCGCCGTGGCCGCCGACGACATGCCCGGGCGCGTGGCGCTGGACCAGGCCGAGCGCCTGGTCCTGCAGCAGCAGCTCGAACGACACCGTTGGAATGTCAGCCGCACCGCTGACGCGCTGGGCATCAGCCGCAATACGCTGTATCGCAAGCTGCGCAAGCATGGGTTGGAAACGGGGTGACTGAGCGGCGGGGATTGGTGATTGGGGATTGGGGATTCGTCAAAGCCAAGGCAGTGGCTTTGCGCTGACATTTAGAGCGATCAACACAATTATTTCTTGGCCATCAGACGGGTGGTGCTGTGGCCGTGTGCGGCGTTTGTCATGCGCGCATGTCGCGATTGCGGAGCGGGTGCTCTGGGCTTAGCTGCAGGGCCCTTGCCCGCCCACCATCGCGGGACACGCTGCAAGTACGTCCTTGTAAGCTCTTACGCGGCATCCATGCCGCGTAAGGTCCCGCGACGGTGAGCGGGCAAGGACCAGTGGAGATGGTCGGTGTGCATGGTGCAAGCAATGCTTGACGTGGGTTGCTTAGAACCTGTTCACGATCTTTCCTGATCAGTGCAGACTATGCGGATGCGCCAAAAGACCTATCCGAGTGACATGAGCCGGGAGCAGTTCGAACACGTGCTGCCGATTCTGGAACAAGCGCGTAAGCGCACCAAGCCACGCCGTGTGGATATGTATGAGGTGTGGTGCGCAGTGTTGTACGTGCTGCGAACCGGTTGCCAATGGCGAGCGCTACCCAGCGACTTTCCGAAGTGGCGAACCGTGCACTCGTACTTTGCCAAGTGGAGCGAGTGCGACGATGAGGGAGTGAGCCTGCTGGAGCAGGCACTTAAAAAATCAGGTTGGCGTGGCCCGCGCCAGACAGGAGCGCAACGCTTGCACCAGGTTCTTGATCGTGGACGCGCAGAGCGTAAAGAACACGGACACAGCAGGGCAAAAGGGATATGACACGGGCAAGAAGGTGTCGGGCATCAAGCGGCATATCGCTGTTGATACTCAGGGATTGCCCCATGCAATCGCGGTGACGACGGCGGAGGTGACCGACCGCAAAGGTGCGCTGCAAGCGTTGGAGCGCTGCCAGTCAAAGTTGACGCATGTACAAACCTTACTGTGCGACAGCGGTTACACCGGAGTACGGTTTGCCGACGGCGTGCGAGAGATTTTAGGCGAACAGCTCACGGTGCAGATTGCCAAGCGCAGCGAACTGCACACCTTCAAGGTCATGCCCAAGCGATGGATCGTCGAGCGTAGTTTTGCTTGGCTGGAGAAGAACCGAAGGCTATGGAAGAACTGCGAGCGCAAACTCAACACCAGCCTGCAGTTCATCCATTTGGCCTTCTTGGCACTATTACTCAGAAGATCGTGAACAGGTTCTTAGATAACCGCGCGTCCGATCATTTTCTCAATGAAAGCCGAGCAAAGGACAAGATTTCAAGAAAACAACCGACCAACTCCAAGGTGCGGTGTCCTCGCCGCTTGCGGGACCGTGTGGCGGCACGGATGCCGCCACCGAGCCCCCAGGGACGGGTTCACGGCGTGTCCCGCGAGCGGTGAGGGCACCGCACTGCCGATCAGCGCGACACGCGGCCCTCCAGAGACCGCCGAGCGCGGCTGGTGCTGACGCCTTACGAATCTCTAATCTCCGATACCGAATCCCCGCCCCAAACTCATAACGCCCAACGCACCCCGATCAGATACTGCCGCGGCACACCGGGTGCGAGAAACCGGGCCGGCCCGGTTTCTACCGGCGCGTCCTGCGGGCGCGCCAGTTCGCCATCTGGGAACACGTCTTCGGCTACTGCGGCATACGTGGCGTACTGGCGGTCAAACACATTGTCGATCCGCGCGAACAGCGAGAGTCGTTCGCTGAGTTGCCAGCGCGCCTGCAGATCCACCAAGGCATAACCGGCGGTGCCGATGTCGATACGTTCGGGTGCGGGCTCGCCGTCTTCAGCGTTATCGACCTGGCCGTCTTCGTTGCCGCTGGCCACGCGCCCCGACACCGCGCGTAACCCCGCACCCAGCGTCAGTGCATCGCCCTGCCATTCGACCCCGAGCTTGAGGTTATGCCGCGGCAGTGCGGCAATGCGCAGCCCCGGGCGCAAGGTGATCACGCGTTCGCCGGAGAGCAGCTCACCGTCGCTGCGGTAGGTCGCATCCAGATAGCTGTAGCCCGCCGACCATTGCCAGGCGCCCGCCTGAAACCGCATTGCCGCATCGGCGCCCTGGTAGCGGGTGCGCCCCACGTTGTCGAAATAACCCAGTTGGGTGTCTGGTGCGCGCAGGAACAGGATGTCGTCGCGGTTGTCGGCACGGTACACCGACAAGGTGACGTCGCTGTCTTGCGAAGGCGCCCAGCGCGCACCCAGCTCGTAGGTGCGCGAGATGATCTGCTCCAGCCGCGGGTCGGCCTGCAGCCCGGTCGGCAGCCGGCACGGTTGGGTGGGGTCGGCGCAACCCAGCTCGATGGCGGTGGGTGCGCGGCTGTTCTGCGCGACCGAGCCATACACAGTGAGCCCCTCATGCAACCGATGGGTGAGGCCCAGCGATGGATTGGCCTTGGCATACACGAAGCGCTCGCGCGGGCGGTCGCCGTCCTCGGCGGTGGAAAGAATGTTGTCCACGGTGACGTGATTCCAGCGCACCGCGGCGGTGAGATGGGTGGCCGCATCCAGCGCCCAGGTGTCGGCAACGAACACGCCCAGCGTCTTGGTGCTGCCGCGTACGCCGGAGAAGAACGCGCGTTCGGCATCCGGATCGGCGGCAACCGAGCGGTCTGGCTGCACCCAGCCCTCGCGGGCGAATTGCTGGTAACGCACATGGCCGCGATCGAAGGTGGCGCCGGTGCTGAGCGCATGGGCGCCCCATTGCTTGCTCACATTCACCGCCACGCCCTGCGCTTCCTGGCGCATCTGGGTGGTATTGAGCGCGCCGGTGGGCAAGGTATCGGCATCGGCGCGAGCGACGTCGCAATCGGCATCCAGCGCAGTGCCATCTGCGGCATAGCCGGAGGCGCACTCTTCGACGAACTCCTCGTAGTCTTCGCCGATGTCGCCATTGACGGTGTCACGCCGGCCCACGCGCGAGTAGGCCAATGCATGCAGCGCGGTGTCCGCATCGGAGCGGTGATCCAGCTGCGCGGTGAACAAGGTATTGCGGTTGCGGGTGAGGTCGGGCGAGGTGTAGACCGCGCGGCGGTCGGCACGGTACAGGCCCGGCCTGCTGCCGTCGTCGGTGTAGCTTGTGTCCGGCAGCAAGCCGTTGCCGATCAGGCGGCTGCGCCCATGCAGCACCGACAGGCTCCAGTCGGTCTGCTCGCCCTGCTTGCCGACCTTGCCGAACACCGTTCCCAGCCGGCCTTCGGACGCATCGCGCCAGCCGTTTTCATCGAAGCCGGTGACCGCCACAAACCCATGCCAGCCGTCGTTGCCGGCAATGCCGTAGCTGGCATCCAGGCGCTTGCGCGCGCCGCTGCCGATGCTGAGCTCGCCTTGTGCGCCGGGCGCGGTCAGCCCCGAGGCGGTAGTGAGCACCACCGCACCACCGAGCGTGTTGGGGCCAAACAACGGATTGGAACCGGGCATCAGCGTGACTGCGTTGATCGCCGCTTCGGGCAGCATGTCCCAGCTGACGATGTCGGCGAAGGGTTCATTGAAGCGCACGCCATCCAGATACACCGACACGCCCTGCGAGGCACCCGGCAACGCGGAGGCGCGGAAGCCGTGGAAGGTGAGATCGTTCTGGAATGCACTGCCCTGCACGTCATTGCCATCCACGCCGACAAAACGCCGCTGCAGCAGATCGCCCAGGTTGTTGCTGCGCCCGCGCGAGAGCTCGGCGCGGTTGGCCGATTGCACCATGTAGGGCAGCTGCGCGGCATCGATGGTGGTGCCGGGGATCGGTGTGGCGGTCACTTCGATGCGATCCAGCCAGGTCACCTGCGGCGCCTCGGCCGCGATGCCCATCGCCGGCCCCGCCAGCAGCGCCATCGCGCATGCACCCGCCAACGTCTTCCGCTGCACTCCCGCTGCCCTGCGCTTGCCTGCTGCCATGCTGGTCTCCTCAATAAAGCACGATCGATTTGATGCCGCGCGCCGCACGCAGATCCGCCAGCGCCTGATTGATGTCGTCCAATGCCAGCGTGCGCGTGATCAGCGGTGCAAGCTGCAGATCGCCGCGCAGATACCGCTCCACATAACCGGGCAGTTCGCTGCGGCCCTTGACCCCGCCAAAGGCGCTGCCGCGCCACACCCGCCCGGTGACCAGTTGGAAGGGCCGCGTGCTGATTTCCTGCGCGCCATCGGCGACGCCGAGGATGACGCTCTCGCCCCAGCCCTTGTGGCAGCACTCCAGCGCCGCGCGCATTGCACCGACATCGCCGATGCATTCGAAACTGTGGTCGGCGCCGCCGTCGGTGAGGTCCACGATCACCTGCTGGATCGGCGCGCCGTAGTCGCGTGGGTCCAGGCAGTCGGTGGCGCCCAGCGCGCGTGCCAAGGCGAATTTTCCTGGGGCGATATCCACCACGATGATGCGCCCGGCCTGCGCCAGCACCGCGCCCTGGATCACCGACAAACCGATGCCGCCCAGGCCGAATACCGCCACGCAATCGCCAGGGCGCACGTGGATGCTGTTGAGCACCGCGCCCACGCCGGTGGTGACCGTGCAGCCGAGCAGGCAGACCTGATCCAGCGGCGCATCCGGATGGATCCGCGCCACCGCGATCTCCGGCAGCACCGTGTATTCGGAAAACGTGCTGGTACCCATGTGATGCAGGATCGGCCGCCCATCCAGCGAGAAGCGGCTGCTGCCATCGGGCATCAGCCCACGCTCCTGGCTGCTGCGAATCGCCTGGCACAGATTGGTGCGGCCGGAGCGGCAGAACTTGCAGACGCCGCATTCGGGCATGTCCAGCGGAATCACGTGGTCGCCCACGCGCACGCTGGTCACGCCGATACCCACTTCCTCGACAACCCCGCTGCCTTCCTGGCCCAGGATCGCCGGAAAACTACTGGCCGGCGCATGCGCCAACGCATGCGCATCGCCGTGGCAGATGCCGGTGGCCACCAGGCGCACCAGCACCTCGCCCGGACGTGGCGGCTGCAGGTCCACTTCTTCGATGCTCAGCGGCTGGTGCGGGCCCCAGGCCACCGCGGCGCGTGTCTTCATCCAGCCTCCCGGGCGCGCATCGGCATGCTGCCGCTCAGCGCGCGATCACCACGCCCCACGGCAATTCGCCGACAGGGATCTGTTTGATCTCACGCAACGTGGCGGTGTCGATCACGCTCACCGAGTTGGAGCGCCCGTTGGCCACGTACAGCTTGTCACCGGCCGGGGTCAGCGCCGGATTCCACGGGCGCAGGCCGACCGGGATTTCGGCGATGCCGGCACCGGTGCGGGTGTCGAGCACACTCACGCTGCCAGCGCCGCCATTGGAGGCATACAGCCGCGTGCCATCGGCCGACAAGGTCACCCCGGCGGTGCGCACGCCGGCCGGAATGCTGGCCCGGCGCGTGCGTGTCTGCAGGTCGATCACATCCACCACGTTGGCGGTTTCCTGCGCGATGTACACGCTGTGGCCATCGGGCGCGAAGGCCATGCCACGCGGATGGCCACTGGTGGCGACCACGCCGCGCGAACTGTGCGTGGCGAGGTCGATCATGTCCATGTCGTTGGAGCCCTCATTGCTGGTGAGCACCCACTTCCCGTCCGGCGTGTAGGCGCAGTGCTCCGGCGCCTGGCCGCGCGTGGCGATCACCTGCTGCACCTTGAACTGGCCGACATCGATCAGCATCACCTGGTTCTGGCCTTCCACGCAGATGGCGAATTGCGTGCCGTCCGGCGACAGCGCGATGCCCTCGGCGTTCTCGCCGATCTCCACGCTGCGCAGCACACGGTCCTGCGTGGTATCCAGTTCGATCAGGCGGTGGTGCTCGGCATCGATCAGATACAGCTGTCCTTGCGGGCCGGGCAATACCTGCTGCAGCCGTTTGCCGAGCGCCCCTTGCGCACTGAGCGTGCGCACCACCGTATCGCTGGCGGTGTCGATCACCGACACCGTGCCGCTGCGCTGGTTGGGCACGAAGGCCAGCACCGGCGCAGTCGCCTTGGGCGGCGCGCTGGTGCTGGCGGCAGCGGCAGGCGTGGCCGCGGGCGCTGCGCTGTCGCGTTGGCAACCTGCCAACGCCAGCAGCGCGCACAACACGCCTGCGGTGATCCTCCAACGTTGCCGCGCGGCCGCTGCCGTCATTGCGCCTTGCCCGCGGTCTTGTTGATGGAGTGGATGAAGGCCAGCAGTTTTTCGGTATCACCCGGCTTGAGCACCGGTGCGAACGGCGGCATCTGCCCCACCACCTTTTCATGGCCGATGCGGGTCTTGCCGTGGGTGATCATCGCCGCGGTGCCCTCGCTGATCAGTGCACGCAAGGTGTCGTCATCGCTGCCGTACACCCAGATGTCGTTGGTCAGCGGCGGGCACATGCCACCGCCGCCGGTGCCGCCATGGCAGGCGTTGCAGCCGGCGGAGAAATATATCTTCTTGCCTTCGGCGATGAGCTCGGGCGTGACCTTGACCTCGGGCCCCTTCGGGATCGGCAGCACCGCGGCGGGCGGCGCGGGCGGCGTAGCCGGGTCCGGCGCAGGCCCGGCGGCTGGTGCAGCGGCCGGCGTGCCCGGTGCGGGCGCTGCGGCATCGGCAGCCGGCGCCGGTGTGCCGGCCGCAGGCGGCGTGTCGGCGGCGGGTGCTGGCGGTGCGTCCTTGCCGCAGGCGGCCAGCAGCACACTGACCAACAACGCGCACAGCGGTGCGCGCAGGGAACGATCGAAACGACGGGCAGTAACCTTGCGCATGAACGAACCTTTCTGACAATCGGAGGGAACACCGCGCACCCCTTGCACGCGGTGGATGACGCACTTATTGGGTGGTGCTGCGCTTGCCAGGTGCCAGCAGCGCGGCCAATGCCGCATCGCCGCGCTCCTGCGCCAAGGTCGCAGCGGTCTTACCGTCGCGATTGCGCGCAGCCGGGTCGGCGCCGGCGGCCAGCAAGCGCTTGGCCGTCGCTTCGCGGCCGGAGGCAGCCGCCAGCATCAAGGCGGTGACGCCGGCCTGGTTGGCGCCACGTACATCGGCGCCGTGCTTCAGCAATGCATCCAGAATGGCCGGGTCCTCGCGCGGTACTGCAAACATCACCGGCGTAAACCCGGTGCGGTTGGCGCCACGTGCCTTGGCGCCGGCTTTCAGCAACGCCTCAACGACACCGACGTCGGCGTACGACACCGCCAGCTCCAGCGCGTTCCAGCCATCGCTGGACACGGTGTCCAGTGGCGCGCGGCGGGCGAGCAGCCGTTGCACGCTGTCCGCATCGTTGCCCCAGGCGGCCTTCATCAAGGCCGTCCAGCCGTTGCCATCACGCGCGTCAAGGCGTGCGCCGGCGTCGATCAGCAGGCCAACCAGGTCCGGTTCCTGATTGCGGATGGCCTGGTGCAACGGTGGCTCGCCCAGCAGGTTGGGCTGGTTGGCATCGGCGCCATGGCGTAGCAACCACGCTGCACGCAGCGCATCACCGGCATCCAGCGCGTGGGCCAGTTCCTGGTTCGGATCTGCGCCATCGGCGATGCGCAGCTGCAGTTGGGCCAGCTCCTGCGAGGACGTCGCGGCATTGGTGCTTTTCGGTGCGGACGCGGGTGTGACATACGGCCCATGCGATGCCAGATCGCCGGCCACAATGCAGTCCGCACACCGCACCAGCGGCACGTGATAGCTGCGCAGAATTTCATCGATCTTGGCGGCGCTCTGCTGCAGGGCGGTGTTCAGCGCATCGCGCAGTGCCGCGTTCTTGCGCGCCACGGCCCAGGCCATCGAATACTCCAGCACCGCATCGTCGATGGTGTTGAGCGGCACCACGCCAAGGTTGTTGCGTGCGGCGTAGTACCCAGCCACCGGGCCCCAGGATTCGGCCGCATCCAGCTCACCGGCGGCAACGCGCTCGACCAGTTTGCCGGGATGCTCTTCCGGCGCGGTGGCCGAGTCGTAGAACAGGTATTTCACCTCGCCCGACACGCCATGTTCGTACAAGGCCTGACGGGCAGGCGAACTCTGGAACACGCCCAGCCGCAGTTTTTTCAGGGCCGGGTCGTCGAGCGAGGTGGGTACCAGGTCCAGGCCCTTGCGCGTGACCAGCACATAGGGCGAGCGATACAGCGGCCGTGTGGTCAGGCCCATTTCGAAATCGCTGTTGAGGTCCATCAACACATCGCAGCGGCCGGCATTGATGGTGCTGCGTGCCAGACCGCGCTGGTAATAGGTGCGCCATTCGTATTCCAGCCGGCGGCCCATGGCCTCGGCCACGACCTGCGCAATCTTGTTCTGGAAGCCTTCGCCAGCCTTGTTGGACAGCGGCATGTTGCCGGGGTCCGCGCATACGCGCAGCACCGACGGATCGGCGGCGGGTGGAGGCGTGGACGCTGGCGCCGGCGACGCAGTGGGCGTGGCCGGCGCAGCATCGGAATGAGAAGCGCGAGCCGTCGGTGAGGACGGCTCGCGTGTGCAACCTGCGGCGACGAGTCCGAGGCTGCACCCCACCAGCACCATGCACAGGTGCCGGGTGAGGCCACGCACGCCGGCAGTGACCTGCCGGTGTGCGTGCCGAACGCCTTGCAGATGCGTCATCGTGCGGTCTTCGCTGCTGCGTTGGCGGTGCCGCCACCTGCGGCCGCCGTGGCGGTCGCACTGGCGGTCACGGTCTTGCCTGCACCATCGATGCGGAAGGTATGCACCATGCCGCCGAGCGGGATCTTGTCG
The nucleotide sequence above comes from Xanthomonas campestris pv. campestris str. ATCC 33913. Encoded proteins:
- a CDS encoding rod shape-determining protein, producing the protein MFKKLRGMFSNDLSIDLGTANTLIYVRGQGIVLNEPSVVAVRQDRAIGGTRSVAAVGAEAKQMLGRTPGHITTIRPMKDGVIADFTYTEAMLKHFIKKVHKSRFLRPSPRVLVCVPAGSTQVERRAIKESAEEAGARDVYLIEEPMAAAIGAGMPVTEARGSMVIDIGGGTTEVAVISLNGIVYSQSVRVGGDRFDESITNYVRRNHGMLIGEATAERIKLQIGCAYPQDEVQEMEISGRNLAEGVPKMIKINSNEVLEALHEPLSGIVSAVKLALEQTPPELCADVAERGIVLTGGGALLRDLDRLISEETGLHVQVADDPLTCVARGGGRALELVDMHGNEFFAPE
- a CDS encoding carbohydrate kinase family protein, whose amino-acid sequence is MSALICGSLAYDTIMVFPDQFKNHILPDKVHILNVSFLVPRMRREFGGCAGNIAYNLHLLGGAPIPMGTVGQDFGPYREHFETLGIDLSRVKIIDDLFTPQAFITTDHDNNQITAFHPGAMMRSYENHVRDVPGVTLGLVGPDGREGMIQNAEEFAAGGIPFIFDPGQAMPLFNGPELREFIEQADYVVVNDYESNLLQERTGWNEQDIVSRVQAYITTQGPKGALVHTPEKTYDIPPAHERRVVDPTGCGDAFRAGLIYGIQHNYDWLTIGRMGNLMGALKVEHPGTQNQRFDFAEFNDQFKQQFGYAL
- a CDS encoding sigma-54-dependent Fis family transcriptional regulator; this translates as MSEPSVVASTSIVLPEIEPELLQQIRRLRDIAPLAAPLSRSWRRCLEDYALLPEALPDPMVHDALHVRERQQRLGDVLRIARVEMENLYEQIAGSGYAVIFADADATVLHSVHDPTLLREFRQVGLFAGASWAERHQGTNGLGTCAAERTAVSVHRGEHYLTRHLPLSCCSAPILDAHGGLLAVLDASTPNAQDGKQIQRHTVALVSMSAAQISRSHFLNQFGHAFILRFHSRPEFAGLLHEALIAIGADGRVLAVNEAVLEQLGKLDRSQLVGRDISQVMQLDFDTIEHRAGSDAGTLWSIRCACHGRRFYALVRPPRARPALPAVGGPAQPATETELNPGEHVGSDPRMRHNLANALKLAAHRVSILLRGDTGTGKEEFAKAVHRGSPWASGAFVAINCAAIPEALIESELFGYARGAFTDAAREGRHGKLLQASGGTLFLDEIGDMPLPLQSRLLRVLEEQCVTPLGSERAVPLELHVISASHRDLAQRVSAGEFREDLYYRLNGVVLHLPPLRERSDKAELIRTLLREENNERGVRISEEAMHKLLSYAWPGNLRQLRNVLRTAAVLCSDAVIRLPNLPQEIVDAGSAPCLVDGRAVAADDMPGRVALDQAERLVLQQQLERHRWNVSRTADALGISRNTLYRKLRKHGLETG
- a CDS encoding IS5 family transposase (programmed frameshift), producing MRQKTYPSDMSREQFEHVLPILEQARKRTKPRRVDMYEVWCAVLYVLRTGCQWRALPSDFPKWRTVHSYFAKWSECDDEGVSLLEQALKKSQVGVARARQERNACTRFLIVDAQSVKNTDTAGQKGYDTGKKVSGIKRHIAVDTQGLPHAIAVTTAEVTDRKGALQALERCQSKLTHVQTLLCDSGYTGVRFADGVREILGEQLTVQIAKRSELHTFKVMPKRWIVERSFAWLEKNRRLWKNCERKLNTSLQFIHLAFLALLLRRS